The Pelecanus crispus isolate bPelCri1 chromosome 16, bPelCri1.pri, whole genome shotgun sequence sequence GCTGCACCCTGGCAcggctgcaccccagcacagctgcaccCCAGTATGGCTGCACCCCAGCagggctgcaccccagcacagctgcaccCCGGCACGGCTGCACCTCAGTATGGCTGCACCCTGGCACGGCTGCAGCCCGGCATGGCTGTGGGGCTCCCACCTCCGCCACGGGACTCAGACACCCGTGgccttgtccccagccctgAAGTTGACtctgtccctgccccacaggtggccctgtcccccaccccacagggggtcctgtccccagccccacgggtGCTCTTATCCCAGCCCTGTGGGTcgccctgtccctgccccacgggtggccctgtccccatccccagccccacgggtgcccctgtcccagccccggggaggggtcCCAGACAtccccacagcccagcacccagcgcCGGATCTGAGCGCACTGGTGCCGGTGGGCAGGCTGGGTGccaaccccacccccaaaccagcaccagggaccccccacacacacacatcacgCAGCGGGGACCCCCTACACCacctggaccccccccccccagcaccccgcacTATGCAGGGGGAGGCTGCgacacccaccagcaccctgcacccagccgggctgcaccagggctgggtgggggtcTCGGGGGACACGTACCAGTTGTCACCGGGGCTGGGacgatgctgctgctgcctccccgccgcagcccgcTCGTATCCTGTTTACCGGCGGTGCACGGGGGTGTCCCCCCACACCGGAACAGAGCCCGGCACCCAAAAAAGTCACCCAGGTCCAGCCCAGGCGCTGTCGCAGTTCCCTGGCccccgcggggacccccgcGTGCGGGTGCAGCCGGGGCGTAAACAAGCACCCACGTCCCGCTGGCGTGCAGAGGGGTGCTGGGCACCcggccccccccaccctgcacggGAGACCAGTCAAACCAGTTAAACCTCCCCAGTAAGCCGCAACTGGGGGGTGCGCACCTCCCTTTTTGTCTTTGCAAGCAGCCCGCTGCGATGGAGGGGGGCGATGGATGGtacaaaacacccccccccccccccaaatgcacTCAGGCTcagccccccagtgccccccccagccccctgggGACTGGCAGGCCCCAGCCTCCCCCCTCCCAAGCCCAGGGCTgcgcccccccagcacccaccccccgCCTCCCTGCACCAGGGACCCTGCAGCCCATCCCCGTGGCCTCAGACCCTGTCCAGCCCCACCGGCCAGGCCTCCGGCACAGGGTGGGGAGGATAAAAGGCACGGCAGAAATTTAGGGccaggagcccccagcccaTCCCTCCTCTGTGGGGAGCAGACTTAGGGAGGGGGAGGCTgcggccccccccccaagcaggGCGAGAGGAgccagaccccccccaaatcccccccaccccagggtgccgGTGCAGCCCCGCCATGGGGCAAGCAGTGGGGTCAGCCCCCCACGGCCGCCCTTACCTGCCCAGGATGGTGCGTGGGGGTCACGGTGGCtcgccaccccccccagcaccccacggGGACCCTCGTGGTGGTGGGTGGCCCCCGGTCCCCACCCTGGCAGGGTGCTGGCGGCCCTGAGCTGAGTCAACCGCAGGCGAGCAAGCGCCTCCTCGCCCCGGCGGCACGAAAGCAGGGACTGGAGCCAGCAGCACCCGCCGGACGGGACTgaactgggctgaactgggctgaactgggaggcagcagggagccTGGGAAGGGGTGGTGCGGAGGGGAAGCGCCCTGGGGGAGGctgacccccccaaacccggTGGAGGCTCGAAGCCAAGGGGGtgggcatggggatggggtgggagaccccccccccctcccagccccgtcCTCACCTGGGGGTTTTTGGGGAGCACATGGGGCAGGATGCGGCCTCAGGGTGCCTTATCCGGAGCAGCTCTGGGACAGCTCCCAGGCtgtactgggggcactgggtggACTGGTCTCTGCTGGGCATGGCGGGGGGGCAGCAAATCTGCcctccccacagcaccctgcagccccaaaaccccagggtgggggtccctggggcttTGCAGGGCCCCCATCCCacagggtgtccccagccccacagctcccatcCCAcgggacagccccagccccctccatggggcagccccagccccccagcctcATCCCATGGgtacccccagccccacatcccctACCCCATGGGTACAGGTCCCATCCTGCCCGGCACAACCTCATCTTGCTCCGAAGGGCAGGGGGTTCCTGACCACTCAGGACAAACCTGGgtgctcagccccacgcaggATCAGGCCAGCAATGCCTGGCAGCGGTaaaccccagcacccagggcgGGAGCATCCTTCCCCGGCACAGCGGGgactgtgcctcagtttccctcgATCACAGGGGGAGGGCggctggctgggggggggtcaggcCCCTCGCCAGGCTCCGGCCGTCACCCAGGCAGCTTTATGGGGCGATGGCAGCGCCGTCGGGCGAGGCATTGCAGCGGGGTGCAgcggcagcagcctggcagcgcACGCCGAGCGCAGGACCGCAAGAAAAGGGGATTATTTTTAGCGTGGTTTCTAAGGAAATGAGACTTTAGCAACcgctctgtctgtctgtctgtcggccgccctccccttcctcccctcgcAGGGTGCTTGCTGCTCAGCTCCGATGGGGAGAGGCCCCAGACGGACGAGGTCCCTGCTACGGATGCTCTGGAATGCAGCGAGTGTGGCCAGGTCTCTGCGGGGGGTGACGGCTCGGGGACCGCCGTGTCCCCACGGGGGCTGGTGGCTCTGCTCCAGGTCACCAGGGTGGGCACCGAGCCCTTCCTGGGCATCCTGGCCCGGGACCCTTCATCCCTACAACGCCCAGAGTGAGGGATGTTTGTCGAAAGTAGGTGGCAGGATCCGTCCCCTGCTCCTGGATCTCTGGAGGTGGATGGACAGACGGACGGATGGGACCTGACCCCTCGGCGATGGGCTTGCTCACTGGGGCAGTGCCTCTCCTCGGGGCCACGGGCAGGCGGCTCGGGGCAACCTTGCGCACGACACAACCGGAGCCAAACCCCGTGGCCGGAGGCGTGGGGGAGCAGCGGGTCACGTCCCCGGTGACCCCCGGGGTACTGAGTTTGCTGGGTCTCAGCCACAGCCGCTGTCCCAGCGCAGCGCCCGCGGAGCGGAGCCTCCCTCCGTGCCCTCCTTCGCCCGGGGCGGCCGTGGCCGGCGGCTGCGTCAGCCCGGTGACACCCAGGAACGCCCTGGCCACCAGCACGAGGCGAGCAAGGCGCTGGGTCAGCCCTCGGGGACAGTTCTTCTTGCAGAGACCCCGGAGCGAGCCAAGGAGCCGCAACGGCTTGCAGCCCCGCTCCAGCCACATCCCGAAGCAGCATCCCAGGGCGCAAACCCCCCCGCCCTGCTTCTGTccgctgggtgctgggtgcaccCCCGTGGGTGCGCAGAACGGGTTGTGCCTCATTGCTGCGCCGGGCGGtcgggcagcggggagggagcggggctggggagcaagTCCCGTCCCGCGTCCCGCTcgccagctctgctcccccccaCCAGACTCGTTCTTTGGGTCGGCGAGGCGCAGGGCAAGCCTGGCTTTCctgggggaaactgaggcagggagcacGGGCCGGAGCATCGGCAGCGTCTTGGTTTGCAGGTGGGGGAGTGGGGAAGCACCCACAGCATCAGCACCCATGAGACCACCAGCTGAGGgcacccagggctgcagggccgggggggcttTGAGGGAAATGGAGGATTTTAAGGttcctgcaggagctgagctCCACGGCCACCCACTGCCAAGAGCATCTCCGGAGGGATGGGGGCCCTGGAGCTACCCCAGCCCACGTCCCCCCGGCCAGGAGGTGCTGAGGGGTGCgtggtggtggggagaaggctgggggggacgggggtcCCTCCCCCGCGGGCGCTGGAGGAGGGCAGCACTTCATCCCGACGCACGGAGCCCACGCAGGCAGCAGATGCAGGAGATGCCAaatcccacccccccagccaccAGCTGTGGGACACAAACAGCTCTGCAAACcagggcggggtggggggaaaggtttcaccccccaaagctgccccacaaacacccccccagcagcctcccccagccccaaacccccccttccctttctgcCATCGCTTTTACACCgccgtgtgtgtcccccccgcaGCGATGGGGTCATCTGGCCCCGTCCccctcccagggatggggtcCCCGTGCCCTCTGCCCGCCCGGTGCCTTCGATGCTCCACTCCAGCGCTCCCCGGGTGCGGGGATGGAGCCCAGCTCCTGTGGGGACAGAGCCCAGCTCCCGCAGGCTCGGGGGGGCTGTTCGCTTGCAGCCcactcttcatttttaatttttaatctccACAAGAGAGCAGGGACCTCGCAGCGCTTCCACCTTTGGCTCTGGCTGGGGATGATGCGCGAGGCCTGCCCGGGAAGACGGGGGCATCAAGAGCCCCAGCGCGGGGTCTTgcacccccttcccctcccctgcccgggAAACAAGGCGGGTGATGGGGTggctgaggatgaggagggagcTGCAGCCTCAGAAGCACCAAGCCCGGAGGCACCAGGGCCGCAGGCAGCCCAGCCACCGCTGCTGGCGTTTCCAAAAGCTTCCACCATGCGAATGCTTAAGCGCAGTTTGATACTGCTCCTCAGGGAGCCCTTTGATGTGTGTCCCCCACTAAGGGGGTGAGAAATGGGGGTCCCATCCCCTCCAGCCCGCTGCAGCAAAGCAACACCCCCCCCTTCAAAGGCAGCTCCACGCCAGCCCTGCGGTGGTGGCACGGCCGGCGATGGGGCATCCGCTCCCCCGTCCCCACGGGGAGGtcggggacccccagccccgctccccatgCTGAAGAAGCCCCCGCGCCGCGGCTGCTGGGTGGATCGGTGGCGCTCGGCCATGCCGGGCCAGGACAGaggggtgggaggcagcgagGTTGCCCTGATGATCCGGTTCAGGCTGTTTGGCAGGTTGGGACAGATCCTGCCGCTCCGCTTTGCAGCCTCCCCGGCTTCCAGCAACCTCCGgccctcccagggctgggctggccaCGCTGAGaggtgggagagaaaaatgagaggAGCAGGGCTTGCACAGTCCAGCCTCCTGCCTTGGTTGCGAGCACCCCGGGTGCCCGAGTGTGACTATCCTGGCACATTCAGACTGGCTGCTTCCATATAATCCCCAAATACCGTGACCCGAACCGTGCGGCTCGGCTCCCACACACCTCCAGCCAGattccctgcagctccctgggcgGCAGAAGCGGGTTAGAAAAATCCTGCCACGCTCGGGAGGCGAGCAGGGAGCCAGCGGGACGgttacagcagcacagagccgtGCACGCTGGGCAGAGCACGGGCCTGGGGGGTTTTGCATCCTCACCTCGTGCTCCAGCGACAGCCGTGCGCAGGACCAACCCCTCGGAGGCTGCCCGCCATCCCCCCCGCCGCCGTTCCGCAGCCCCGGAGCCAAAGCTGGGGCTGGAGTTAACGCAGCCGCAGGAGCAGCGTGGTTTGGATTGAGGAGCTGAGCGGGAGAGGATCCAGGTGGTGTTTTGTAAGATGGCTGCGCCATTAAATCCCCGAGCCTCGTACACAACCTAATTTTAAGGCTGATCTACTTCCCCCACTGTGCAGCTTTGGCCTCTGGATATCAGATGTAACGGAAAATCAGCTGCTGCATTAGCAATCGTTACAGCACTCGGAGGCCCAGCTTCCCTCGCTCCCAGTTGAGGGTAtcctgctgggagagggggaaaacGAGGCCGGCTCTCCGCATCCCGCTCTGCTCCCCGCTCCTCCGTAGCTGCCGGCAGCCCCAGGCCCCACACATGCAGCCCCTCGCCAGCAGCTTGCAGGGAAATGGAAGATGGGGGGCTCTGCGCTGGCAGGGGAAAGGAGCCCAGCCTCCAAGAAAATAGAGATGCCAGCGACTTAGGACTACGGAAAGGGAACAGCTCAACCTGCAAGAGGGGGGCTTGTCTCCTAAAAAAGCATGCTCCTCCCCAGAGCTcggctcccccctgcccagggccatGCAGGGCTCTGCTGACCAGGCAGAGGTTTAGGGATCAGCAAAGGgtgagagcaggcagagctccttctcctcccaaCCATAACAAAGACCCTCGGCAGGCTTCGAGACCCGGCATTAAAGCCTGCAAATTCTTCCTGCGCTGTTGCATTTGGGTCCCCCTGCCCTCAAAAGCCCCGTTCCCAACAGCGGGTCTGAAAAGAGGGCTATGAGTTTTGCCCCGGAGCAGAGCAAAGGGCAAATTCATAAAGTCAAAAGCGTGGGAGCTTTGGGGTCCGGCCCCTGCGTGCAGCCAGCCGCGCTGCcttggggcaggagaggggccgGAGctcagcggggcgggggggaataCCAACCCGCACCTGGCTGAtggctggaaggaggaaaggagtcTCGACAATAAGAGATGCAGCACTTGGAGACATCCACAGAAATAAGTTTATTTCCCCTACCGTCAGGATTATGAAACCACAGAAGCAgagtttaaatatttacaaagtaATCCAGCGCCCCGCAGAGATCAAGAGAACAAAGGATGAGGGTACGGAGGGCTCGCCCTTCGCCGAAGAGCAACGGCAACGCCACGGAGCTCTGCAGCACAAGCACGtgcaaaggggaaaggagaggagcgTAAAACTGGCATCTGGAAGGCGAAGGACAAGGGTGAACCTTTCATGTGGCAAGTCAAAGGGGGCACCGCGAAGAAGCCGGCAGCGAGATGAAGGAAGCGGCGAGGAGAGGACATTCCTTACCCGCCGCCCCCTTCTGCCACCTCCCACGCCAAGAGGAAGCAGCCCACTCCCCACGCAACCGCAGGCGCTGGCTGCAGCGCGGCTGGGAAGCCATGCCGAGCATCGCCGGGGCTTCTCTGTGCTCCCGTGGTGCTGGGCTGACGCTACCACAGCACAGGAAAACAGTAAATCCCGACCAGCTCGCCCGCCTCTCCCAGCATCAGACCTCCACAGGCACCATCCTTCATTGTGCGAGTACAGACAGCTCTGCGCGTCCAGCACAGACACACGGGCTGGCTCTGCGGTACCTCAGCTTTGGGCCTTGCTCTCCCGTTAGCCGCGTTTCCTTCGGCTGCCCGGAGCCATCCTCAGTCTCTGTCGGTGGAGGCGGATCGGCCATTCAGCCAGGACGGGGGCGAAGCATCGCCTGCCTTCCCCGCAGCCAGCACTCCAACCGACCACGAGGTTGCTGCTGCTCCGTTAAGTCTCCATTCAAAACCCCAGATCTGGTAAAAAGCTTTAGGAGCAAACGACAAAGATTTTCACGGTGGGGGAATGGCACTCAACAGGTTTTCAGAAGTCCCAGGAGCGGGGACTGTGGCCAGCAGCCCCACTCCCGGCCTCCCCTGACAACTGGAAGTCTCAGCTTTGGCAACGCTTGTATAGCTTATCGATAAAACACTGAATCGACGTGCGAGACAGGCCTAAGAGTCTCTAGGTTATTGCTACTGCGTAAAACAGGTTGGCTTCAGCCCCGGGGCCAGGGACTCCGAGTGCATCCTTGCCAGGTCACTCTGAGAAATCAtacttaaattaaaaacagaggCAAAGGACTAATCTCCCCTGTTCAACTGGCTCGTCCTAGGGCACGTTAGCCAGCAGGCTCGCTGGGTGGAAACCGCAGCGATACAGGGTCGCTCGGTAAGACACCATCCTTTCATTGTAAGGTTCTCTTTGATCAAGATCTTGGCTTTCTAATCAGCCCCAGGCCCGGCACCCTCCAGCCCGCTCTCCACGCAGGCTTGAAGTGACTCTACAGAGCAGACACCGACAACTATTTCAGTTCCAGGTAGACGGGGAAGGGTGCCGAGGTTTGCACACCTCCACCCACCCCAGAAAAGCCAGCACCAGAGGGTATAGAGACAACTGGATGcgagggagaagggagaggttTAAGGGGCTGTTTAAAAGTGAccaaggaaaaggaggaaatgcagaaatggaGAAGCCCAAGAGGAGTCCCCAGCCATCCCTTATGGCTAGAGGAGCTGGGGAGATGGAAGCGGATGGAAAGGCACGCGGGGACAGGTCCGAGAGCCAGCGGGGGTGACGGTGAACTGGCTTCCCAGTTGGAGGAAGCCACggggagagcaggcagtggAGAGCTGGCCACGAGCACTCCTTGCAGTTGAAATCTGTCAGGTAGTGGAGTAAAGAGCTGGCCTTTCAAGGTGAGAGTGGAAAAGCTattctccttcctctgcagtcaGAGGGGATCTGCTCAACTGCACATAGCCCTTCAGCCACACTTTTTCTAGAAAGCCACTTGGCTCAGAGCCCCACAGAAAGCAGCATCTGCAGGCCAGAGCCTCAGCAAACGCAGACCTGGACCTCTCACCCTGGCAGAGGCTCTGGGTCATGTCCAAATTCACTTCCCGCCTAACACTCAGGAACAACCTACCCCCCTACCACCCATCCTGCCCGATCCAGGGCTCAAAGGGGCCATCAGCCCCCAACGCTGCCAGACCGGCATTTCTCACATCAAAGTCAGTCCTGCTTTTCCTCCAGGTGTGCTCTTCAAAGCACGCCAAGGAACTAAACAGACCTTCTTGTTCACCACCCTGGAACCAGCCACGAGAAAGCCACTGCCCCAGtttgctgctgcaaagcccAACCAGAACACGGATGCTTTCCAGtcccttcaccttttcctcttAATCTCCAACGGCTCCACTAAGCTCAGGTCTCAGGTGCTGCTCTCACAGATGCTTTCAAAACCCCACGCTAAGCCTTCCGTCCCAGAAACACgtacctgctgctgctgctgcctctgcaggctCAGGTACGCTGCGACACACCAAGTACTAGGCATCAAAGGAAAGTAAGTGGCTCGCGAGAAAGTGGCTCACGAGAAGTGTGATGACAATTTTAGATATTCAGAGCACAAGGAGAAGCAGGGAAGCTACATTTTCTCTGGCACAAGCTAAAAGGGACTTAGCAGTAGAGTCTCAACTCTGCAACAGGCTACTTTCAGCGTGCAGACTGCCATGAGCCATACTCAAGCCAGCTGATCGACTTTCCTGCCTTTCCGGGCTCACCAGCAGGACCAGACGTATTTGCCCTGCCACAGAGCGTTCCTCTGCGCGTCTCCTCAGAGAAGCGTCCCGCCATCAACACCTTTCTGTCGCTACTGGGGAGACCGTCAGCGAGTGCTGCAGCACTCCACATCCCCAGGAGCAAGCCCGCACCTCCACTTTGAAATGTGTGCTACAGGAGAGTCGTGCAACGGGGAAACAACAACTCCTTCCTGGAGACCGAGGAAATCTGAGGAAGCATCTGATGAAGCCTGCCAAGAGGAAGAAACCAGGTGATCAGAGAGAACCTTACAAGGTGTATCTGCTTGTGCTCCCGAACCAGGAGGCAGGGTTTGCCTTGCGGCTTTTTACTTGGCACTGAAAGCAAAGGTGCCCACGCCTCTCCTTTCCTGACTGCGTTTCTACCTACCAAACTGCAGAAAGGGAGCACGTTCGGGGAGCGAGCAGGAGGCTTCAGGACCCCTGACATTGGGAGACGCCATCGACAGAacaaaaacagaagggaaagaagcCAGTTCCAGGAAACGAAGATGAGCTGTTACAATGGAGTGGAGTTGCCACCTTCCCCAGAAAATGCCTCCCAGAGTCCCATGCCTCCACCTCGCTGGATCAGTCACAGTTTCTTCCTTCGTGTGCCCACGGAATGGTGAGTTCACAGCTGCCATCACCGCAAATGAAGCGTCAGAACAACAGTCACGATCACCCCCAAGAAGAGGACAAAGGGAAGCCAGGTCTTCACAAATCCCCCTATGCTGCAAGatggaagaagagggaaggtttaaacataagaaatcagcagagaaagacaagaggaagagaaggatgtGAGAAAAACTGGATAAATCGGAGGGAGACAGACGCCCTTCTGACTTTCTTATCACTTATTTCTTATGGTAGCACTGCCATACAACATGTCCTGGAGATTCAGTCCCATGTTAAAAATTGAGACTAAATCAGGTCCACAAATAACTATATCATGAACAGGGCTGGACTCCCCTTCCAGTTTAATTCAGGTCAAAGACTAGCACGTTTCACATCTGCACAGACAGGAACGGTGACAGGAGaccacaaaaaaatgaaaccctGTTACCGCAGGCCTTGTTATTCAGACGGCTGGTGTATTTAACCAAGACAGTGGGGACTACACTTGCCTAAAAGCTGGTAGAGAAGCTTTTCCAGAACAGAGAAGACCCAACAGAAGCGGAGCAACTCAAAAGCTTTCTGCAGGGCAGTCCTCACAGAATCTCCTCTTCAGGCACAAGGAGAAATGGAGATTAAGTGCCCTTTCCAGTACGGAAACCTTGGGGTTTCCCTCTCCGCTCAAGTTGGAAGCTCCACGCCAGTTGGAAATCTGACTAGTTTTTATATAAACAAGatgcaggagagggaagagaaatcCAGGGACTACGGTCCCTGGAGACAAGCCATTCCGTGACCTTATGTTCTGACCTAACCCAGCCATAAGACAACACAGGGTGAGACTTGCTTCAGCTAGCATTTCCCAAATTCCAGGCACCCTAAATTAGTATTTCAGGAGCAGCATCCAGTGCAACCCAGCAAACACTCTTGGTTCTTTTCCTaagaggcagcaggcagtgaCAGTACCACCTACCAGCAACATACACCCACACGTCGTGGGGGAGAGATGTTTCTCCCTTCTCCACAGGACAGTCTGAAGCTTTGGAGGGCTAGgaagaattaaagaaatggaGCCCCTTTGCCTGCTGAATCTAGACTTCTCCTCAGCTCACCTTACATACTTCCCATACAGGAGTGAGAAGAAGCAGAGTTTCACCATGTTCCAGGAGGTGCTGTTATCGTATCTCATCAAGTTTAAGGCCAGAGCCACGTGAGAATGGCAGTTATCACAGCAAAGGTTGTGCTGGAACAGAAAAAGGGGCACAGGATTAGAAACCCTGTCCTTGAGGCTCCCCAGTTCTGCACCCTGTGCTGGTGCAGACCCACAGGTCCCACTCCTGCAGCAAGCACCCCAACACTGGGGAGATGTTCCTCCACACAGACAGGACACCAGCGTCGGAGCCGTACCATTCGGTGCTTGTACTCCTCCGAGGCATCGTGCACGGCCGTGTCCCAAGCATTGGGACCAGTGGAGTATACTTTGCTGGGATCCAGTTTCCAATACCTAGAAGGATGAGAACAGATCCCTTGGCATTACTGCCGCACCTTTACAGCTTCTTACTCTTCCCAGCAGGAGGATGCTTAAAGGACTTAGAGAAATCCACTACCTCTGGAGTCCACGGAGCCAAGCTCTCCAAGACAAGCGTACGcggcagagagcagcaaaaAATAATGCTCAGCACCCTCAGCACCCCAGAGAGAGAAAGTGCAGACCCCAGGGGCACAGACAAAACTCTGAACTGCTCTCCCGTCCCATGATGTGAAACCTTCAGGCCATTCAAAACATAAACCTGATCTGACAGATACACAAAACGCAggcacctctcctcctccccccagaaAATCACTAATAGGATGCGAGTGATGACAGTTCATTAGTACAGCACAGGCAGTATTTACTTGGAGCACTTGTTAACATtatcttaaaatgttttagccttttcttttttttttttttttaaataaaggctCCATACAGCTCTTATTATACATTGCTGTCACGCTTctaaaaagatttaatttaacGTGGTTTCTTGAAAAGCAGAGACACAGTAGCCATCTACTTGAATTAGGGCATCTGAAcaacaagaaaagcaatattATAGCATGTCTGTCTCCGTGAATTAAAGGACATCTGCAGGTCAGTTGGTTAGTTTAATAAAAACTAACAAGAGCACTTACTTCACTGGCTTCCCAAATGCCATGTTGTCTTcctacaaaaaaggaaaaacgtCTCAAGAGGATAACCCCGCGCAATATTCATGACATGCCTCTTGCTGGAAGGCCTCACAGCCCACGATCGCTTAGTGATAAAACTGTCACATTGCCTCAGCAGTCTCAAGACACCAGTCTTATTTGTGTGTCTGGATTTAGATTTCAATTGTTTTCATACTCCTGTTCTGGGCATGAGTATATTTATACTCTATACGCGGTGACATCATCTAGCTATACAGTATATGTACCTTGTCgtcccccctgccttttttttttaactgttaatATCTGTTCACTCAAAGCCGTAAGTGTTCCCATCTATTAAAAGTATTAATTATCCCAACTTAAAACTCCCTTACTTTCAAAATCCACCAGACTATAAAGCAGATTAGAAGACTGGCACATACCTGATGCCAAGCAGCATGACAGTAACAGGCATGCTGAGGAAGTTGGAAGGCAGCTTCTGTTACTCAGAATTAAAAGGATTTAGGTCCAAAATTCCCAATTAAGAGCCTGGactacaatatttttttcccttctgctcacCAAACCAAACTAGCCACTATCTATCGTATCCCCCAAATGAAGTCCAATGGACAGCAGCCCACAGAGTAATACCGAAGATCCACAATCTTCAGAAACATCTAAGCCATTACCTTGCAAAACTTTGAACTGCAAGAGACAGGGGATGGCTCAAAAGTCACCAACGAAGGTGAGAAGCAGAACAAGCACAGATTCTGCTTAAGCACCCGGATCCATCGTCTACTTACTGAGACAAAGTACGGCCCCGCAAAGTCCCGAATGACTCCAGTCGATGTGCAGATACCCATGTGGCCAATGATCGGGAAGAGCCATCTACCGAGGCAAGAAGCGAACCGTCAGGCTGAGATATTTGCCCCCCGATCACGCCGAGTACATGCAACGCGCTGCCAGGAGACTGCTGGAGCAGCCGTAAAACCAACTGCATAGCGTGGGATGGACAGGCACAGTTAACGCGTTATACGCAGCCGAGAGATGAAAGCGGGTGAGCCGCAGCCAGGCAGAGAGCGGTAAAGATGCAGAAGAGgtacaagcaaaagaaaaacacgCAGGGAATACCCAAAGCCAGAGTCAGCTTGTCTGTGGGGCAGTCAGGCGCCGGGATTTTACCGTGAGTGGCTGCAGTTACGGAGAGCGCAAGACTCCGAAGGCCTGCACTACGCACGTCCCTGGCCCAGTCTCCCAGAACAAACCCATTTGTGTCTCCAAGTCAAAAGGCTAGATCCAGGAGAAACTGCCTTGAGATAAAACCCGACTTTCCACTTCAACAACTGAAAATAAGGTCACCCTGCCCATCTTCCCTCCACACTGCAGCTTTTCACAGCAAACTAGATTTAAGCACCTCAGACAGAAAACAGGGCTCCTGGCTCCAGGAAGAGCATTCCCTCCCTAAATGATCCCATTGTTTCAAAGaccttctcctccctgctggaTATGTacagccccagggagcagcagatCTATATCCCAACTCCCtcccatcatcatcatcacttaGTAGTAAATACTTCAGGCCAAGTTACAGCTCT is a genomic window containing:
- the TMEM222 gene encoding transmembrane protein 222, yielding MAEAEAKMKQFNGGGAGLDAERGRFPYCVVWTPIPVLTWLFPIIGHMGICTSTGVIRDFAGPYFVSEDNMAFGKPVKYWKLDPSKVYSTGPNAWDTAVHDASEEYKHRMHNLCCDNCHSHVALALNLMRYDNSTSWNMVKLCFFSLLYGKYVSIGGFVKTWLPFVLFLGVIVTVVLTLHLR